A region from the Caldicellulosiruptor naganoensis genome encodes:
- a CDS encoding GntR family transcriptional regulator: MVYNHSDEKERSYSPLYEKIFEIIKERILMGILKPGDPLVEVKLAEELGVSRTPIREALRQLELEGLVYSIPHKGAFVAGVTAQDIEDIYTIRMLLDGLAARWAAQKITKEEEDELTEIITLMELYTRKKDIPKVMKTDSQFHQLIYKASKSKPLEHVLSTFHSYIIKARATSFETPGRLEEAMEEHKLIFEAIVNKDPDKAEEYMKLHVKNAAKNLIEQKKKEEKSLAGK, from the coding sequence ATGGTTTACAATCATTCAGACGAAAAGGAAAGAAGTTATTCTCCTCTTTATGAAAAGATATTTGAAATCATTAAAGAAAGGATTTTGATGGGCATTCTAAAACCAGGGGACCCGCTTGTAGAGGTAAAGCTTGCAGAAGAGCTTGGGGTTTCGCGAACACCTATAAGAGAGGCCTTAAGGCAGCTTGAGTTAGAAGGACTTGTGTATTCCATACCTCACAAGGGGGCCTTTGTTGCGGGTGTTACTGCTCAGGACATAGAAGATATATATACAATAAGAATGCTTTTAGATGGACTTGCTGCGCGCTGGGCAGCCCAGAAAATTACAAAAGAAGAGGAAGATGAGCTGACTGAAATAATAACCCTCATGGAGCTTTATACAAGAAAAAAGGATATTCCAAAAGTGATGAAGACAGACTCCCAATTTCATCAGCTAATTTACAAAGCATCTAAAAGTAAACCCTTAGAACATGTTTTGTCAACATTCCACAGCTATATCATAAAAGCAAGAGCAACATCATTTGAAACACCTGGCAGGCTTGAAGAAGCAATGGAAGAGCACAAACTCATATTTGAAGCAATTGTAAACAAGGATCCTGACAAGGCTGAGGAGTATATGAAGCTTCATGTAAAAAACGCTGCAAAAAACCTGATTGAACAAAAAAAGAAGGAAGAGAAGTCTCTAGCAGGGAAGTAA
- a CDS encoding DNA polymerase III subunit yields the protein MNLDTFVGQKEIVFTLKKALKNPFHAYIFEGEKGLGKKLLARIFSKHILCESKSSCRICKSCHLFEASSHPDFNIIRRQEDKKEISVESIREIIKDLSRGPVFSDKKIFIIEEGEELSISAQNALLKTLEEPPPYALFIITCNNIERLLPTVLSRSIVLSFKRYSASEIAKILEQNNLEPKDYILKLCKGNPKIALDFYNKEVQNKRDYIFDKILSYDGASFNLIKEFESDFEKFKNDFEFLFENVIYFLRDALLYKKTKSIELITNTDKLEKIIEFSNKHTITHIYKLLQDFMILDKYPDANVISDNVLDMIFLKLSGG from the coding sequence ATGAACTTGGATACGTTTGTGGGTCAAAAAGAGATTGTATTTACACTTAAAAAAGCACTTAAAAACCCTTTTCATGCTTATATATTTGAAGGTGAAAAAGGTCTTGGCAAAAAGCTTTTGGCAAGGATATTTTCAAAGCACATTCTTTGCGAGAGTAAATCTTCATGTAGGATTTGTAAATCCTGCCATCTTTTTGAGGCTTCTTCACACCCAGATTTCAATATTATAAGAAGACAGGAAGATAAGAAAGAGATTTCGGTTGAGAGCATTCGAGAGATTATAAAGGACTTATCAAGAGGTCCTGTTTTTTCTGATAAGAAGATATTTATAATTGAAGAAGGCGAAGAACTTTCGATAAGTGCTCAGAATGCTCTTTTAAAAACATTAGAAGAACCTCCACCTTATGCGCTTTTTATAATCACATGTAACAATATAGAAAGACTTTTACCAACAGTCCTGTCACGGTCTATTGTGCTTTCTTTTAAAAGATATTCTGCCTCTGAAATAGCAAAGATTTTAGAGCAAAATAATCTTGAGCCAAAGGATTATATACTCAAGCTTTGCAAAGGTAATCCTAAAATTGCTCTTGATTTTTACAACAAAGAAGTTCAAAATAAAAGAGACTATATTTTTGATAAGATCCTTTCGTATGATGGAGCAAGTTTTAATTTGATAAAAGAATTTGAAAGTGACTTTGAAAAGTTTAAAAACGATTTTGAATTTTTATTTGAAAACGTCATATACTTTTTGAGAGATGCACTTTTGTATAAAAAGACAAAGAGCATTGAACTTATTACAAATACAGACAAATTAGAGAAGATCATAGAATTTTCAAATAAACATACAATAACTCATATATACAAACTTTTACAAGATTTCATGATTTTAGATAAATATCCAGATGCAAATGTTATTTCAGACAATGTGCTTGATATGATTTTCTTAAAACTATCAGGGGGCTAA
- a CDS encoding beta/alpha barrel domain-containing protein, whose protein sequence is MAKVEFNPRTNLIEQAAYKYTLQDVSEPNLYREIFPYTEIPKIAFNHRHVPMFVPDEIWITDTTFRDGQQARSPYTVEQIVRLYDYLHELDNESGVIRQTEFFLYSKKDREAVVKCMERGYRYPEVTAWIRARKEDFQLVKEMGIKETGILVSCSDYHIFKKLNMTRKQAMEMYLSIVETALEHGIIPRCHFEDITRADFYGFVVPFANELMKLAKQANMPVKIRACDTLGLGVSYPGVALPRSVQGIIYGLRHYAEVPSEWLEWHGHNDFYKAVVNSGTAWLYGASAVNCSLLGIGERTGNTPLEAMVIEYAQLRGTTKNMRLEVITEIADYFEKELDYEIPPRTPFVGRAFNATRAGIHADGILKDEEIYNIFDTKKILNRPIVIAVDAHSGLAGIAAWINTYFRLEGDQRIDKRDPRVAKIKEWVDKEYENGRTTVIGDDELEMIVREVMPELFKMHESRVK, encoded by the coding sequence ATGGCGAAAGTAGAATTTAACCCCAGGACAAATCTGATTGAGCAGGCAGCGTATAAATATACACTCCAGGATGTGTCAGAACCGAACCTTTACAGAGAGATATTCCCGTATACAGAAATTCCCAAAATAGCATTCAACCACAGGCATGTTCCTATGTTTGTGCCTGATGAGATATGGATAACAGATACAACCTTCAGAGATGGTCAGCAGGCAAGATCACCTTATACAGTTGAGCAGATTGTGAGGCTTTATGACTATCTACATGAGCTTGACAATGAGTCTGGTGTCATTAGGCAGACAGAGTTTTTCCTGTACTCTAAAAAAGACAGAGAAGCAGTTGTCAAGTGTATGGAAAGAGGATATCGCTATCCAGAGGTTACTGCATGGATTAGAGCACGCAAAGAGGATTTCCAGCTTGTAAAGGAAATGGGTATCAAAGAAACAGGTATTCTTGTTTCATGCTCTGACTATCACATATTCAAAAAGCTCAACATGACAAGAAAACAGGCAATGGAGATGTATCTTTCAATAGTTGAAACAGCACTTGAACATGGAATTATTCCGCGCTGCCACTTTGAAGATATCACAAGAGCAGACTTTTATGGCTTTGTTGTTCCGTTTGCAAATGAGCTTATGAAACTTGCCAAACAGGCAAACATGCCGGTTAAAATAAGAGCATGCGATACCCTCGGGCTTGGTGTGTCTTACCCGGGAGTTGCTCTGCCAAGAAGTGTTCAAGGAATAATTTACGGGCTAAGACATTACGCAGAGGTACCGTCTGAATGGCTTGAGTGGCATGGTCACAACGATTTTTACAAGGCTGTTGTCAACTCAGGCACTGCATGGCTTTATGGTGCATCTGCGGTCAACTGTTCGCTCTTGGGTATTGGTGAAAGGACTGGCAATACTCCTTTGGAGGCTATGGTAATTGAATATGCTCAGCTTAGAGGTACAACAAAGAATATGAGGCTTGAGGTAATCACTGAGATTGCAGATTACTTTGAAAAAGAGCTTGACTATGAGATTCCACCAAGGACGCCGTTTGTAGGAAGAGCATTTAATGCAACAAGGGCAGGAATTCATGCTGATGGTATCTTGAAGGATGAGGAGATCTACAACATCTTTGATACAAAGAAGATTTTAAACAGGCCAATTGTCATCGCAGTTGATGCACACTCTGGGCTTGCTGGTATTGCAGCATGGATTAACACCTACTTTAGGCTTGAGGGCGACCAGAGGATCGACAAGCGCGACCCAAGAGTTGCTAAAATAAAAGAGTGGGTTGACAAGGAGTACGAAAATGGAAGAACAACTGTTATTGGCGACGATGAGCTTGAAATGATTGTAAGAGAAGTCATGCCAGAGCTTTTCAAGATGCATGAAAGCAGGGTAAAATAG
- a CDS encoding PSP1 domain-containing protein produces the protein MAEVVGVRFKKAGKIYWFDPNDIDLKAGDDVIVETVRGIEMGKVMIEKREVPDEEIVQPLKKVVRKATEEDYKKAQENIEKAARALEICKEKVKKHGLPMKLLHAEYTFDNNKLLFYFTAEGRVDFRELVKDLAAVFRTRIELRQIGVRDDTKFRGGLGPCGREVCCATHLCEFQPISIKMAKQQGLVLNPAKISGLCGRLMCCLTYEQKFYEEAMLKLPGIGAIVRTADGEGEVVEVNVLKEKIKVKFEDNQQNVEVKEYSVGEFEIIKDTKKIQQPQVALDDDELKELLDLEE, from the coding sequence ATGGCAGAAGTTGTCGGAGTAAGATTTAAAAAAGCCGGCAAGATATACTGGTTTGACCCAAATGACATAGATTTAAAAGCAGGGGATGATGTGATTGTCGAGACTGTCCGTGGGATTGAGATGGGCAAAGTTATGATTGAGAAAAGAGAAGTGCCTGATGAAGAGATAGTCCAGCCTCTAAAAAAAGTTGTGCGAAAGGCAACTGAAGAGGACTATAAAAAGGCTCAGGAAAATATTGAAAAGGCTGCAAGGGCTCTTGAGATTTGCAAAGAGAAGGTCAAAAAACACGGCCTTCCTATGAAACTACTTCATGCAGAGTATACGTTTGACAACAACAAGCTACTTTTCTATTTCACTGCAGAGGGAAGGGTTGATTTTAGGGAGCTTGTAAAAGACCTTGCAGCAGTTTTTAGGACAAGAATTGAACTGAGGCAGATTGGTGTCAGAGACGACACTAAATTCAGAGGCGGTTTGGGGCCGTGCGGGCGAGAGGTGTGCTGTGCAACGCACCTTTGCGAATTTCAGCCAATTTCAATTAAGATGGCAAAACAGCAGGGACTTGTGTTAAACCCTGCGAAGATTTCTGGACTTTGTGGAAGGCTTATGTGTTGCCTGACATATGAGCAAAAATTCTATGAAGAAGCTATGCTAAAGCTTCCTGGTATTGGTGCGATTGTAAGAACTGCTGATGGCGAGGGTGAGGTTGTTGAGGTAAATGTCTTAAAAGAGAAAATTAAAGTGAAATTTGAGGACAATCAGCAAAATGTTGAGGTAAAAGAGTATTCTGTTGGCGAATTTGAGATTATAAAGGACACCAAAAAGATTCAACAACCGCAGGTTGCGCTTGATGACGATGAACTGAAGGAGCTTTTGGATTTAGAAGAGTAA
- a CDS encoding DNA recombination protein RmuC, whose translation MEIVLLALVVILLIVNILLILSLKNSPIQTKLENKFENIERMLDRLQSLTLDQISQNRNDVQSTISSFGNLLMSRFSDFSAFQKSQFDSFSNQILNLTTTSQEKLEAIRKEVDFKLSQIQEQNEKKLEQIRQTVDNHLQQTLEAKLGESFKLVSERLELVHRGLGEMQALANGVGDLKRILGNVKVRGVLGEIQLGNIIDQILDTSQYERNVRIKPHTQEQVEFAIKIPSKNTKEDEFIYLPIDSKFPIESYERLLEAQERNNIEEILKFSKELENSIKQNAKTIKEKYIDPPKTTDFAIMFLPTEGLYAEVLRIPGLFEYVQREYKVIIAGPTTISAILNSLALGFRTLAIEKRTSEVWELLSAVKTEFSKFGEVLEKVKKKLIEAQDTIDTAAKKTRTIEKKLKSVENLSSDEAAQKILYSDEVEEEI comes from the coding sequence GTGGAAATTGTTCTTTTGGCGTTGGTGGTAATTTTGCTTATTGTCAATATTCTACTTATCCTAAGTCTCAAAAACTCACCTATTCAAACAAAACTTGAAAACAAGTTTGAAAATATAGAAAGAATGCTTGACAGGCTACAAAGCCTTACTTTAGACCAGATTTCTCAAAATAGAAACGATGTGCAAAGCACTATAAGCTCATTTGGAAATCTTTTGATGAGCAGGTTTTCTGACTTTTCAGCATTTCAAAAGTCTCAGTTTGATTCATTCTCAAACCAAATTTTAAACCTTACAACCACAAGCCAGGAAAAACTTGAAGCGATAAGAAAAGAAGTAGATTTTAAACTTTCCCAAATCCAAGAACAAAACGAAAAAAAGCTTGAACAGATTCGCCAAACAGTAGATAATCATCTACAGCAGACGTTGGAAGCAAAGCTTGGTGAATCTTTTAAACTTGTATCAGAGCGACTTGAGCTTGTCCACAGAGGACTTGGCGAGATGCAAGCATTAGCAAATGGTGTTGGAGACCTCAAGAGGATTTTGGGCAATGTAAAGGTACGAGGCGTTTTAGGTGAGATTCAACTTGGAAACATTATAGACCAAATTTTAGATACTTCCCAGTATGAGAGAAATGTTAGAATAAAACCTCATACCCAGGAACAGGTTGAGTTTGCCATAAAAATTCCGTCTAAAAATACAAAAGAAGATGAATTTATATACCTTCCTATAGACTCCAAATTCCCCATTGAAAGTTATGAGCGGCTACTTGAGGCACAGGAGAGAAACAATATTGAGGAGATTTTGAAGTTTTCAAAAGAACTTGAAAACAGCATAAAGCAAAATGCAAAGACAATTAAAGAAAAATACATAGACCCGCCAAAGACAACCGACTTTGCAATCATGTTTTTGCCAACAGAAGGGCTTTATGCAGAGGTTTTGCGAATTCCTGGACTTTTTGAATATGTGCAAAGAGAATACAAAGTGATAATTGCAGGTCCTACAACAATTTCTGCAATTTTGAATAGTCTTGCACTTGGATTCAGGACCCTTGCTATTGAAAAAAGAACAAGTGAGGTATGGGAACTTCTGTCGGCTGTCAAGACCGAGTTTTCAAAGTTTGGAGAGGTCTTGGAAAAGGTCAAAAAGAAACTCATTGAAGCGCAGGATACAATAGACACTGCTGCAAAGAAGACAAGGACCATTGAAAAGAAGCTCAAAAGCGTCGAAAACCTTTCTTCTGATGAGGCTGCTCAGAAAATATTGTATTCTGACGAAGTTGAGGAAGAGATATAA
- the tmk gene encoding dTMP kinase, with translation MMKGRFIVFEGNDGSGKSTQILKVEKYLKEKGYKVVTTREPGGTEIGYRIRKLLLDPAYKMDGLTEALLLAADRNEHVKNVLIPAIEEGYIVLCDRYILSSVVYQGIVRGIGIDNILKLNSIFEEKVKPDLYIVLTVRPEVAINRLKMAGKTDRLDIEDVDFHTKVYNGFKEVSKRFERCVNIETEGTVDEVFEKVCKVIDDLLE, from the coding sequence TTGATGAAAGGTAGGTTTATTGTATTTGAAGGAAACGACGGTTCAGGCAAGAGCACTCAGATTTTGAAAGTGGAAAAATACCTAAAAGAAAAGGGCTATAAGGTTGTCACAACGAGAGAGCCAGGTGGAACAGAGATAGGATACAGAATAAGAAAACTCCTTTTAGACCCTGCGTACAAAATGGATGGTCTGACAGAAGCTTTGCTTCTTGCAGCAGACAGAAACGAACATGTAAAAAATGTTTTGATTCCTGCCATTGAAGAGGGGTATATTGTCCTTTGTGACAGGTACATTCTAAGTAGTGTTGTCTATCAAGGTATTGTCCGAGGAATTGGTATTGATAATATCTTGAAACTTAACTCTATCTTTGAAGAAAAGGTAAAACCTGATTTATACATTGTCTTGACAGTAAGACCGGAGGTTGCAATAAATAGACTCAAAATGGCAGGCAAAACTGATAGGCTTGACATTGAAGATGTAGACTTTCATACGAAAGTCTACAATGGTTTTAAAGAGGTTTCAAAGAGGTTTGAAAGGTGTGTAAACATTGAAACAGAGGGTACAGTTGATGAGGTATTTGAAAAGGTTTGTAAGGTGATAGATGACCTTTTGGAATAA
- a CDS encoding YaaR family protein produces the protein MRIEDVKRNNISNVTLFQDSKKVEKKQESFSGYVKQLERQQIINRIKELIEKIDSLGKSLAQKMDLLTLKEYKKSIKELLSYTVFSSHEYFKESLFARKGRHKVFGIVKKIDEKMDLLTQEIIKKETDNIKVLSYIGEIKGLLIDLFM, from the coding sequence ATGAGAATAGAGGATGTAAAAAGAAACAATATCTCTAATGTAACGCTTTTTCAAGACTCTAAAAAGGTTGAAAAAAAGCAAGAGTCTTTTTCAGGGTATGTTAAACAACTTGAAAGGCAGCAAATAATCAATAGAATAAAAGAACTTATAGAAAAAATAGATTCACTTGGAAAGTCTCTTGCACAGAAGATGGATTTGTTAACTTTAAAAGAGTACAAAAAATCCATCAAAGAACTTTTGTCATATACAGTCTTTTCTTCTCATGAGTATTTTAAAGAAAGCCTTTTTGCGAGAAAAGGCAGGCACAAGGTATTTGGGATTGTAAAAAAGATTGATGAAAAAATGGATTTGCTGACTCAGGAGATTATCAAAAAAGAAACTGATAATATAAAGGTTTTATCATATATTGGCGAAATAAAAGGACTTTTGATAGATTTATTTATGTAG
- a CDS encoding isocitrate/isopropylmalate dehydrogenase family protein, translating to MGYTITLIPGDGIGPEVTEAARRVLDASGVKIEWEIVEAGEKVIEKYGTPLPDYVLESIKKNKVALKGPITTPVGTGFRSVNVALRQALNLYANVRPVKSYEGVPSRYTNVDLIIVRENTEDLYAGIEYMAGDDAAVGVKIITRKASERIVRYAFELARREKRRKVTAVHKANIQKLTDGLFLECARKVAQDYPDIEFEEMIVDAMSMKLVQSPENYDVLVMPNMYGDILSDLAAGLVGGLGIAPGANIGEDGAVFEPIHGSAPKRAGQNMANPTATILSGVMMLRYLGELEAADRVEKAVAKVIKEGKEVTYDLGGSTGTKEFADAVIREMERL from the coding sequence ATGGGCTATACAATTACTCTTATACCTGGCGATGGAATTGGACCAGAGGTCACAGAAGCTGCAAGGAGAGTTTTGGATGCATCTGGTGTGAAGATTGAATGGGAAATTGTTGAAGCAGGTGAAAAAGTTATAGAAAAGTATGGCACACCACTTCCAGACTATGTCCTTGAGAGCATAAAGAAAAACAAGGTTGCATTAAAAGGACCAATTACAACACCGGTCGGGACAGGTTTTAGAAGTGTAAATGTTGCACTTCGCCAAGCTCTTAACCTCTACGCAAATGTAAGACCAGTAAAATCCTACGAGGGTGTTCCGTCAAGGTATACAAATGTGGATTTAATAATCGTCAGAGAAAACACAGAAGACCTCTATGCAGGGATCGAATACATGGCAGGTGATGATGCAGCAGTTGGGGTAAAAATCATAACAAGAAAGGCAAGTGAGAGAATTGTAAGGTATGCCTTTGAGCTTGCAAGAAGAGAAAAAAGAAGAAAAGTTACAGCTGTCCACAAAGCAAATATTCAAAAGCTGACAGATGGGCTTTTTTTAGAGTGTGCAAGAAAAGTTGCTCAGGATTATCCTGACATAGAGTTTGAAGAAATGATTGTTGATGCAATGAGCATGAAACTTGTCCAGAGCCCAGAAAACTATGATGTTTTAGTTATGCCAAACATGTATGGTGACATTCTTTCTGACTTGGCAGCGGGCTTGGTAGGTGGCTTAGGAATTGCCCCAGGTGCTAACATTGGTGAGGACGGTGCTGTGTTTGAGCCAATCCATGGTTCTGCGCCAAAAAGAGCAGGGCAGAACATGGCAAACCCAACTGCAACAATCCTCTCTGGTGTTATGATGCTGAGGTACTTGGGCGAGCTTGAGGCAGCAGACAGGGTAGAAAAGGCAGTGGCAAAAGTTATAAAAGAGGGCAAAGAAGTTACATATGACCTTGGCGGTTCAACTGGCACAAAAGAGTTTGCTGATGCTGTTATCCGCGAGATGGAAAGACTGTAA
- a CDS encoding cyclic-di-AMP receptor: MKLVVAIVQNEDVGRLLDSLQKEGIMATKLSTSGGFLRSGNTTLLIGVEDDRVGEVIDIISQKCKTRKQIVSSPVTNNPSMGAYIPYPIEITIGGATIFVLNIERFEKV, translated from the coding sequence ATGAAGCTGGTTGTTGCGATAGTCCAGAATGAGGATGTGGGAAGACTTTTGGATAGTCTTCAGAAAGAAGGAATAATGGCAACAAAACTTTCAACGTCAGGGGGATTTTTGCGCTCTGGGAACACCACATTGCTAATTGGTGTTGAAGATGACAGGGTTGGCGAGGTAATTGACATAATATCTCAAAAGTGCAAAACGAGAAAACAGATTGTCTCCTCTCCTGTTACAAATAATCCTTCAATGGGTGCGTACATTCCATATCCGATAGAGATTACAATAGGTGGTGCGACGATTTTTGTCCTCAACATTGAGAGGTTTGAAAAGGTTTAG
- a CDS encoding aconitate hydratase has translation MGLTVAQKIIKEHLVKGEMIPGKEIAIRIDQTLTQDSTGTMAYLQFEAMGIDRVKTKRSVAYIDHNTLQTGPENADDHLYIQTVAKKYGIYFSKPGNGICHQVHLERFAVPGQTLLGSDSHTPTAGGIGMLAIGAGGLDVAVAMGGGEYYLIMPKIVKVNLKGRLQPWVSAKDVILELLRRLTVKGGVGKIFEYTGEGVKTLSIPERATITNMGAELGATTSIFPSDEVTYEFLKAQGRESDFVEILPDPDAQYDEEIEIDLSSLVPLAACPHSPDNVVPVSELKGIKVDQVAIGSCTNSSYKDLMKVAKILEGKTIAEHVSLVISPGSKQVLNMLAQNGALASLVAAGARILECACGPCIGMGQAPRTNGISLRTFNRNFEGRSGTPSAKVYLVSPETAAASAITGYITDPRTLGDEPQVEMPKSFLINDNLIIPPAENPDEVEVIRGPNIKPFPQGKPLPEVVTGKVLIKLGDNITTDHIMPSNAKLLPYRSNIPYLSDYCLTPCDPDFPKKARENGGGFIVGGVNYGQGSSREHAALVPLYLGIKGVLAKSFARIHMANLINNGIIPMVFENPNDYDTIEEMDELKIENARDQIEKSDVLIIENVTKGLKYRMVLNLTERQRQMILHGGLLNLTKAKGMN, from the coding sequence ATGGGTTTAACAGTTGCGCAAAAGATTATAAAAGAGCATCTTGTCAAAGGCGAAATGATACCCGGAAAAGAAATTGCAATCAGGATTGATCAGACACTTACTCAAGATTCAACAGGAACCATGGCATATCTTCAGTTTGAAGCAATGGGTATTGACAGAGTAAAAACTAAAAGGTCTGTTGCATACATTGATCACAACACTCTTCAGACAGGCCCGGAGAATGCAGATGATCATCTGTACATACAGACAGTTGCGAAAAAATATGGGATATACTTTTCCAAGCCTGGAAATGGAATCTGCCATCAGGTTCATTTGGAAAGGTTTGCAGTACCAGGTCAAACTCTTTTGGGATCAGACAGCCACACACCCACAGCAGGCGGAATAGGTATGCTTGCAATTGGTGCGGGTGGTTTGGATGTTGCAGTTGCAATGGGTGGCGGTGAATATTACCTAATTATGCCAAAAATTGTAAAAGTAAACCTCAAAGGAAGACTTCAACCTTGGGTTTCTGCAAAGGACGTCATCTTGGAGCTTTTGAGAAGGCTCACAGTCAAAGGTGGCGTGGGCAAGATTTTTGAATACACTGGTGAAGGTGTAAAAACCTTATCTATACCAGAGAGAGCTACAATTACAAACATGGGGGCAGAACTTGGAGCGACAACTTCTATATTCCCATCTGATGAGGTGACATACGAATTTTTAAAAGCACAGGGAAGAGAGTCTGACTTTGTTGAGATTTTACCAGATCCGGATGCCCAGTATGATGAGGAGATTGAGATAGATTTATCGAGCTTGGTACCGCTTGCAGCATGCCCACACAGCCCTGACAATGTTGTGCCTGTGAGCGAGCTAAAAGGTATAAAAGTTGACCAGGTTGCAATTGGAAGTTGTACAAACTCATCTTACAAAGACCTCATGAAGGTTGCAAAGATTTTGGAAGGGAAAACCATTGCAGAGCATGTATCGCTTGTTATATCTCCAGGTTCAAAACAGGTTCTGAACATGCTTGCTCAAAATGGGGCTTTAGCATCACTGGTTGCAGCTGGAGCAAGAATTTTAGAGTGTGCATGCGGTCCATGTATTGGTATGGGTCAAGCACCAAGGACAAATGGAATTTCACTCAGAACATTTAATAGAAACTTTGAAGGTCGAAGCGGAACACCTTCTGCAAAGGTTTATCTTGTATCACCTGAGACAGCTGCAGCATCAGCTATAACAGGCTACATTACAGACCCAAGAACTTTGGGTGATGAACCACAGGTTGAGATGCCAAAAAGCTTTTTGATAAATGACAATTTGATAATACCACCTGCTGAAAACCCAGATGAGGTTGAAGTAATAAGAGGACCAAATATAAAGCCATTCCCGCAAGGAAAACCACTGCCAGAAGTTGTGACAGGCAAGGTTTTAATAAAACTTGGTGACAATATCACCACTGATCACATAATGCCTTCAAATGCAAAGCTTTTACCATATAGATCTAATATTCCGTATCTGTCTGACTATTGCTTGACACCGTGCGATCCAGACTTTCCAAAGAAGGCGCGCGAAAATGGAGGGGGCTTTATTGTAGGTGGTGTAAATTACGGCCAGGGTTCGTCAAGAGAACATGCAGCGCTTGTACCTCTTTATTTGGGTATAAAAGGTGTTTTGGCAAAGAGTTTTGCAAGAATTCACATGGCGAATTTAATTAACAATGGAATTATCCCAATGGTGTTTGAAAATCCGAACGATTATGATACAATTGAAGAGATGGATGAACTCAAGATTGAAAATGCAAGAGATCAGATTGAGAAGAGTGATGTGCTGATAATAGAAAATGTCACAAAGGGCCTGAAGTATAGAATGGTTTTGAATCTCACGGAAAGACAGCGTCAAATGATTTTACATGGAGGTCTTCTGAACTTGACAAAGGCAAAAGGGATGAACTAA